In Actinoplanes lobatus, the DNA window GGCCCCGTCTCCGGCCCCTCGTCCTCCGGCGGCCCCGTCTCCGGCCCCTCGTCTTCCGACCGCCCCGTCTCCGGACCCACTGGCGGGCAGGACTTCGTCGACCGTGGCGATCTCGCCAACCCGACCGCTCCCGGCGAACTCGTCGACGACCAGGTCGGACCACGCCGCAACCCCGGTTTCTGGCCCGCGGTCCTGACCGTACTGTTGCCGGTCGTCCTGATGCTGGCCCGCGGCATCGCCGAACTGCTCCTCCCCGAGGGATCCGCCCTGCGCGACGCCCTCGAGGTCCTAGGCGAACCGGTCGTCGCTCTGCTCGCCGGTGTCTTCGTCGCGATGTACGCCCTCGGCAAACGGGCCGGCTTCGACCGCGGAGAGACATCCGCGGTGCTCGGCGGCGCCCTCCCGCCGATCGCCGGCATCCTGCTGATCGTCGCGGCGGGAGGCGGATTCAAGCAGGTCCTGGTGGACGTCGGCGTAGGAAACGTGATCGCCGACGCGGCCCGCGACGCCAACATCAACGCCCTGCTGCTCGGCTTCCTGGTGGCCGTCGGCATCCGGGTCGCCACCGGTTCGGCCACCGTCGCCACGATCACCGCGGCCGGCATCGTCGCCCCACTCGCCACCACCCTCGACCGCACCGACGTCTCACTGCTCGCCCTCGCGATCGGCGCCGGCTCACTCTTCTTCTCGCACGTCAACGACGCTGGCTTCTGGATGGTCAAGGAATACTTCGGCATGACCGTCGGCCAGACCATCAAGACCTGGTCGGTCATGGAGACCATCATCTCGGTGGTCGGTTTCGCGTGCGTCATGTCGCTGTCGCTGCTTCTCTGAAGTCCTTTCCCCGGTACGCCTACCCGAACCCGCCGTA includes these proteins:
- a CDS encoding GntP family permease, encoding MTTIAAESITDAGTTQLVLAAVLGIAAVVLLIAWAKWHPFLALISGAGVLGLAAGAAPEAVVDSFTAGLGTTAGGVGVLIALGSMIGALLAESGGADGIVTRIVNGVSGAALPWAMAGVAALIGLPLFFEVGVVLLVPIVLLVARRTDVGLLRLGIPALAGLSVLHGLVPPHPGPLVAIESLQADLGLTLLLGLICAIPTVIVAGPVFGNFIAKRVPLPVPALLATPSSSGGPVSGPSSSGGPVSGPSSSDRPVSGPTGGQDFVDRGDLANPTAPGELVDDQVGPRRNPGFWPAVLTVLLPVVLMLARGIAELLLPEGSALRDALEVLGEPVVALLAGVFVAMYALGKRAGFDRGETSAVLGGALPPIAGILLIVAAGGGFKQVLVDVGVGNVIADAARDANINALLLGFLVAVGIRVATGSATVATITAAGIVAPLATTLDRTDVSLLALAIGAGSLFFSHVNDAGFWMVKEYFGMTVGQTIKTWSVMETIISVVGFACVMSLSLLL